Genomic window (Zingiber officinale cultivar Zhangliang chromosome 2B, Zo_v1.1, whole genome shotgun sequence):
ATTATCCTAGTATTATTTGTTAATATCTGCATGCTTATTCTCACTATAATGTTGTTATTGACCGTCAGACAAGAATCAAGCCTTATTTTAATATCAATTATTACACAATGATAATTCTAAGAGACAATACTTTAATTCATTGTGTCAATTCAGGGACATGTAAATATCAGAATTTTCACATCCTTACTggattcaaaaaaaataatagatacaGACAATAACTTGCTATCCTGTTTCTGAAGCATGATTGATAACTATCTGAATATTTCATCATGCTTAGGTCCATATGCCACTATCATAACATTGAAGGGAGGTCATAAATGGTGTTAATCTTTTTTTCGGTTTTGTTAAAAgctcactttttttttttgctacaaaTTCTTATAATACACGTATTATATTCAGGTTGAGCAACTACATAAAATATTTAAGCTTTGTGGTTCTCCACCTGATGAATTTTGGAGGAATTCTGACCTACCTCATGCAACAGTTTTCAAGCCTCAACGATTTTATGTAAATTGCATCAAAGAAACGTTTGAGTGTTTACCAGATGGTGCATTAAGGTTGTTGGAAACGTTTTTATCTCTTGTGCCCAATAACTGTGGCTCAGCTTCCTCTGCCCTTAGTTCTGAGGTAACACTACTGTAGGATTTAGTCTCTAGTGATTTGCATTATTATAGTATTTGTTATTATTCTACATATGAGATTTAAGATAGATACTCCACATTGCTACTATTTGCCATCCGGAAGCAACTGAAATAGAGATATATATATAGTACATCTCCTATATGACAGTGTCACATCCACTTCATACCATTTTCCTATACTTAAATCTGGAAGAGGATGCCCATCTTGTTTATAAATTCtgataaaatatgtgaatgtacTTTTAGTTAACGAAAGGTTTGTGGGTTATGGGAGAAAAAGAAATTATATCGTACCATTTGAAGTTACATGAACCTAGAGGCATCTATGGGTGGTTCCATAGGGTAGAAAGATTTGTTAGAAAATTATCTAAACTCATCATGCAAAAAGATTTAATTGCAGACTCAATAATTATCTCCTTACCATGTGTTTCATACTGTCGCTATATTGAAGattctttattaatttttcttttaaagaaattatgtTCTTGTGGTTCTGATTTAGATGAgttgaaagaagaaaaaaaaaatactgtaTTGTTATTCTTTGGATTGAACTGTTGCCCTATATATAAGACAAACATAATACCGTAAAACTAAATAACGAAGGTGGTAATAAACCTATACTACACATAATTTTAACTCTACTATCCCTTAATAAGATGCATTCTGAAATGAGACATACAACCAAATTCCTAATCAATTCTATCAAGCATTGATCTTCCAACTTGCATCATATTGTTTCACTTGTCTTCTGGTGTTACATGCACTATGAATGTTCTCTATACAATGTCAGTATTCAGGCTAATTGTTTTCTCAAACTTGTTCAGTATTTCAGGACTCGGTCGTATGCATGTGAACCATCCAGCTTACCAAAATATCAGCCCAACAAAGAAATTGATTCAAAGGATGATGCTGCTGTAGGTGAAGGTGTCTCAGAGAGCCTGGCTCCATGTCAAGGACtacaaataataatcatgtttgttaatttcaaaattgaattttatGTTAGGACATGTGagtttgagattctcactgacctaGAGGGATCTTTTCATGTTACTCGTTGTGCTTCTGAAATAAGTAGGGATGCATTGTGTCACTCTTTCTGCTACTCATTTGTACTCCTTACATGACTGGTTTTGCTTAAGTTATAAAAGTTCTGTTTGGTACAGAGATGTCTATTTTCTCCTTTTCACTTCAACGATGAAGGATACTGAAATGTATTTTCCTTTCACTGGTTGGAATGAAAATCCTTATCTCAGTAAGGAACCACATTGAGATGTGGCCTCCTAATTTAGCAACAGCagattttgatttaaaactctcttgATAAAAAAAAGATTAAGGTCTCTCTTGTCTCACCAGATAGCATTCACATGCATGATTCCCGCAAAAAAATATGCAGTTAAATACATTTAAATTATCCGAATTCATCTAATTCTATCAGGTAATTTTGTTAATGAGCACATGTATAAGAATTATTTCATTATGGCCTATCCTTAAGAAGTTCTCTGTGCGCTATGAAATGTAACTCAACATATCAATAATTACCAATCAAAGTTATTTCATCATGCCATTGTGTTCCCATAGTTTTCCGCGAagaggcacttacctgccacatacGCAAGGATCGTCCTCCCTAATGCTTTTGCATTATCCACATAAGGTCTCAAAGGAGCACTCGATGTTGAGGTAGATATTGTCCCAATAACCTTTAGGTCTCAAAGGGGTACCCGATTATTACTCATTTTTACATGAGTTCCTCAACTCGAGTGTTtctccagtaaccaaaatgcagTGGGAGTCCCCAAGAAAACTAAGGTTAGTACAATGGAATGAATAATAACTTTTCTTGGATATTTCATTTATCATTTCAAAAGTTTACAAATGTATCAAAGTAATACAATTGCAACCTAATCTAGAGTAGCAAATAGAGAGCTATGATCTGAGAGTGCTCGCGAGTATGCTCCTGACATCGGCATGACTCGCATAGTGATGCACCAAGTGATAGTCGTCATGAACTCTCTGTAGCACCTGttcaatgaaaataaattttagaaatattgaagcatttaaaatgtaaattaatccctGTTAATTAGTACGAGAGTaggttagaaaataatttatttcttacCGATAAGACGGATGCTAAAGCATCATCATCGTCCACGCCCGTATGAAGTGGCGAATCTCCCGCCGCCATGTATTTATGGCAAGTGTAAGGAAAATAGACGTATCTGTACAAATTAAATTGTCAACAATTTCAATaatgaataaaaaatattattcaaataattaaagaaatattactttatttatttatttatacgtACCTCTGAATGAGAATGAGATTCCATTGATTATGCGGCCAAACTCTCACAGTATCATCCAAAATCAGCACGCTGGATTCAAAAACAGTCACttgatctaaatttttaatcaatagaCCGTGATCATCTATGCTGGCATCCTCTCTGGAGATGATCCTGCCGAAGAATAAGGTGCCAGTGGGATCAAGTAACTCGGCCATCGCAGCCGCATATCGCTGAGTCCCCATAGTGACGACGTGCAGATCAAACAATTCTCTCGCCtgcaattaaaaataaaagaaatgattAATCCATAATATGTGTAACGTGTAATAGATGAATGCGAGCCACATTAAAAAAATCAGTAGTTCTCTATTTAAATTATAGAAAAGACAGAAGTAATTATaactataatattattaaaaattaattggtTCAGTAATGTTAGTGAGTAAAACATCATCCATATATAGGGCATGAATAATGATCACAGGAGAGTAAACTGAATAAGTTGTTACtggtttgacaaaaaaaaatggtATCAAATATTATTAGTTGTATTAACCAAGCTCATTTAAATTTCTGTCCGAATGGAATCGTGTGGCCTGATCGAACTCCCCACCCTCCCATGCATAATAGTAATTATATTAATATTCATCCTCTTAATGTGGATGAATTAATGTTGATTTTATTACCATCTTACTTTCCTTTaatcttcattttttttaaaaaaaaacatcctGTTATTATGGTTATTTTCAGAAGTTAAGTATCTTTACAAGCCAATAACAATAtccttatattaatatttttataaaacaaACGGTAAAAGTTACCTTATGGAGGAATTCTCTGATTCCGGGTCTGAGTTTCGTCCAACATCGAAGACTATCGACGCAGAAAAGATCACAATCATCCTTCTCTTGCTGCATCGTCAGTTTTCTCCTCAGAAGTCGTTTATCGGCCGAAACCACTCGATCAAACTGAACCATCAAATGAATTTGTTAgcatttaatatattattttgaCAAAATCAACAAATTAACAAATAATTACAGTGCAAT
Coding sequences:
- the LOC122046994 gene encoding protein IMPAIRED IN BABA-INDUCED STERILITY 1-like, yielding MHRLLSELEHCHSHSIIHGDIECANLLVNNEGILEVSDFGLANTWNPDLWSVGCVLAELFLGKHLLQGRTKVEQLHKIFKLCGSPPDEFWRNSDLPHATVFKPQRFYVNCIKETFECLPDGALRLLETFLSLVPNNCGSASSALSSEYFRTRSYACEPSSLPKYQPNKEIDSKDDAAVGEGVSESLAPCQGLQIIIMFVNFKIEFYVRTCEFEILTDLEGSFHVTRCASEISRDALCHSFCYSFVLLT
- the LOC122048645 gene encoding RNA polymerase II C-terminal domain phosphatase-like 3, whose amino-acid sequence is MLASDAKPPSVHGFDHGVLGGSHETRGNRRKRIDDESAGDDDAAKRQRVELPISTPKLSLVLDLDLTLLNSIEFDRVVSADKRLLRRKLTMQQEKDDCDLFCVDSLRCWTKLRPGIREFLHKARELFDLHVVTMGTQRYAAAMAELLDPTGTLFFGRIISREDASIDDHGLLIKNLDQVTVFESSVLILDDTVRVWPHNQWNLILIQRYVYFPYTCHKYMAAGDSPLHTGVDDDDALASVLSVLQRVHDDYHLVHHYASHADVRSILASTLRS